A stretch of Rhododendron vialii isolate Sample 1 chromosome 4a, ASM3025357v1 DNA encodes these proteins:
- the LOC131324137 gene encoding DNA repair protein RAD5B, with the protein METMATGGEDQNRNIKKIRFVFFGSELTDSDILKALSQCGNSPDAAINYILDTPGFLPPPSDVKRTVTSTGARVSAPIKGAGKSELGCVLKPDVRVLKEESDVGLANKCSVEGEIAGSDCVLQSNPVIFDVEGEIADTNMEEEIVGLDCVQESGDGVRVNEEECDMGFLDKEDKMVLSDCVRESVDGMEPGDRVKEESDVGFVGKDYMEVETVCLDDELKVNVRVKEEPDVGFVSKEIVEVENVGSDSIKKSRPKMSFDEFLKATNTKVMADDEYLKAQMKKEPKEGESDCGSEGGVKKEEVIVGTEKKEPVVKVEPDLGLENKAPMKEAKEDRWSSKSFREKFEEHCRLEMEAKRGLQKPAQVKKEMGEDRKQLSTVVIEDGDFPEDPDWLLVGRNMVTGLSTTRGRKLENNEIVHLAFPSLDARNRSGSKWLSARSAASEIVRFSTKRSGEIGRLPMEWAKCLIPLVNSTKVKVLARCIAAPANLQLMQEIMLYVSFYIHKSIFTACEKSSWRLDSPSNIDTTIYPLLTLFKLLKNNPFQKAEFTPEELDSRKRSLNLEVDSDEAASMMPIVKRRKGCEQYPEQNKDEQALSESSLNKLVGAADVYNLEEMEPPETLMCDLRPYQKQALYWMSELEKGVDVEKAGKTLHPCWAAYKICDGRASSIYVNIFSGEATTKFPTAMQMARGGILADAMGLGKTVMTIALILSRTGRSSDYQKLVSEASDEDEHVKKKKDSDTNKPGVRGRTLIICPMALLGQWKDELDNHSQPESISTFVHYGGDRTNDPKVIASHDVVLTTYGVLTAAYKKDGENSIFHKIEWYRVVLDEAHTIKASKTQGAQAAFALSSHCRWCLTGTPLQNNLEDLYSLLCFLHVEPWCNWAWWSKLIQRPYENGDQRGLRLVKAILRPLMLRRTKETKDKEGRPILTLPPTDIQIIECEQSEAEHDFYSALFKRSKVQFDQFVAQGKVLHNYANILELLLRLRQCCNHPFLVMSRGDSQEYADLNKLARRFLETDPDSATPNQKLPTRAYVEEVVEEIRRGENTECPICLESADDPVLTPCAHRMCRECLLSSWRTPSAGVCPICRQLLKKTDLITCPSENRFRIDVEKNWKESSKVTKLLECLENIAKSGLGEKSIVFSQWTSFLDLLEIPLRRKKIGFLRFDGRLAQKQRERVLKEFNETNEKMVLLMSLKVGGVGLNLTAASSVFLMDPWWNPAVEEQAIMRIHRIGQKRTVSVRRFIVKDTVEERMQQVQARKQRMIAGALTDEEVRSARIEELKMLFR; encoded by the exons ATGGAGACGATGGCCACAGGAGGGGAAGACCAGAATCGGAACATAAAGAAAATAAGATTTGTTTTCTTCGGCTCCGAGTTAACCGACTCAGACATACTCAAAGCCCTCTCTCAATGCGGAAACAGCCCAGACGCAGCAATCAACTACATCCTCGACACCCCCGGGTTCTTACCGCCTCCCTCAGACGTCAAGCGGACGGTTACCAGCACTGGAGCCAGGGTTTCCGCACCCATCAAGGGAGCAGGTAAATCTGAACTGGGTTGTGTTTTGAAACCTGATGTTAGGGTTCTTAAGGAAGAATCTGATGTGGGTTTGGCTAATAAGTGTAGTGTGGAGGGAGAAATCGCGGGTTCTGATTGTGTTTTGCAATCAAACCCCGTGATTTTTGATGTAGAGGGAGAAATCGCGGATACTAATATGGAGGAAGAAATCGTGGGTTTGGATTGCGTTCAAGAGTCGGGTGATGGGGTGAGAGTGAATGAGGAAGAATGTGATATGGGGTTCTTGGATAAGGAAGACAAAATGGTGCTCTCTGATTGTGTTAGAGAATCGGTTGATGGGATGGAACCGGGTGATAGGGTTAAGGAAGAATCTGATGTGGGTTTTGTGGGTAAGGACTATATGGAGGTAGAAACAGTGTGTTTGGATGATGAGTTGAAAGTGAATGTTAGGGTTAAGGAAGAACCTGACGTGGGTTTTGTGAGTAAGGAGATTGTGGAGGTTGAAAATGTGGGGTCTGATTCTATTAAGAAATCAAGGCCCAAGATGTCGTTTGACGAGTTTCTCAAGGCTACGAATACAAAAGTTATGGCTGATGATGAGTATCTCAAGGCTCAGATGAAGAAAGAGCCAAAGGAAGGTGAGTCGGATTGTGGGTCAGAGGGGGGTGTGAAGAAGGAGGAAGTAATTGTTGGTACTGAGAAGAAAGAACCAGTGGTTAAAGTGGAGCCTGATTTGGGGTTGGAGAATAAGGCTCCTATGAAAGAGGCAAAGGAAGATAGATGGTCATCGAAAAGCTTTCGCGAGAAGTTCGAAGAACATTGTAGGTTGGAAATGGAGGCTAAGCGCGGTTTGCAAAAGCCGGCTCAAGTGAAGAAAGAAATGGGTGAGGATAGGAAGCAGTTGAGTACAGTTGTGATTGAGGACGGGGATTTTCCAGAGGACCCGGATTGGTTATTGGTGGGGAGGAATATGGTTACCGGGCTTTCAACTACTAGGGGAAGGAAATTAGAGAACAACGAGATTGTTCATCTTGCTTTCCCGTCCTTGGATGCAAGGAATAGGTCGGGCTCAAAGTGGTTGAGTGCAAGGTCTGCAGCTTCAGAAATCGTTCGCTTCTCCACCAAACGGTCTGGGGAG ATTGGAAGGTTGCCAATGGAGTGGGCAAAATGCCTCATTCCGCTAGTCAATTCTACAAAGGTTAAAGTCCTTGCCCGGTGTATAGCTGCACCTGCAAATCTTCAGTTGATGCAAGAGATAATGTTATATGTCAG CTTTTATATTCACAAGTCCATTTTCACGGCGTGTGAGAAGTCCTCATGGAGGCTGGATTCACCCTCAAACATTGACACCACAATTTACCCTCTCCTAACACTTTTCAAATTGTTGAAGAACAATCCATTTCAGAAG GCTGAATTCACACCAGAGGAACTTGATTCTCGGAAACGGTCACTGAATCTAGAA GTTGACTCAGATGAAGCAGCATCCATGATGCCCATAGTGAAACGGAGGAAGGGTTGCGAGCAGTACCCAGAACAGAATAAGGATGAACAAGCTCTCTCTGAATCATCTTTGAACAAACTTGTTGGTGCTGCAGATGTGTATAACTTGGAG GAGATGGAGCCTCCTGAGACTCTTATGTGTGACTTAAGGCCATACCAGAAGCAGGCTCTCTACTGGATGTCAGAGTTGGAGAAGGGAGTGGATGTTGAGAAAGCAGGAAAAACCCTTCATCCATGCTGGGCAGCATACAAAATATGTGATGG GAGGGCTTCTTCTATTTATGTGAACATATTTTCCGGTGAAGCAACTACGAAATTTCCAACTGCAATGCAGATGGCAAGAGGAGGA ATTTTAGCAGATGCAATGGGGCTTGGAAAAACTGTGATGACAATTGCTCTAATACTTTCAAGAACTGGTAGGAGCTCTGACTACCAAAAGCTTGTTTCAGAAGCCTCAGATGAAGATGAGCatgtaaagaaaaagaaagattctGATACAAACAAGCCGGGAGTAAGAGGCCGTACTCTAATTATTTGTCCTATGGCCTTGCTAGGCCAGTGGAAG GATGAGCTCGATAACCATTCACAGCCAGAAAGTATTTCAACTTTTGTACACTATGGTGGGGATAGAACCAATGATCCCAAGGTGATTGCATCACATGATGTGGTCTTGACAACGTATGGTGTGTTGACTGCAGCTTATAAGAAG GATGGTGAAAACAGCATTTTCCATAAAATTGAGTGGTATAGGGTGGTTTTAGATGAAGCTCATACTATCAAAGCCTCAAAGACCCAAGGTGCCCAAGCTGCCTTTGCATTGTCCTCTCATTGTAGGTGGTGTCTTACAGGTACCCCTCTTCAG AATAATTTGGAAGACCTCTATAGCCTCTTATGCTTTTTGCATGTTGAGCCATGGTGCAACTGGGCATG GTGGTCGAAACTGATTCAAAGGCCCTATGAGAATGGTGACCAGAGAGGACTGAGATTGGTTAAAGCAATTCTGAGGCCACTGATGCTGAGGAGGACAAAGGAGACAAAGGATAAAGAAGGAAG GCCCATACTTACTCTCCCACCAACCGACATCCAAATCATCGAATGTGAACAGTCGGAAGCTGAACACGACTTTTACAGTGCTCTCTTCAAGAGATCTAAA GTCCAATTTGACCAATTTGTCGCACAAGGCAAAGTGCTTCACAACTATGCAAATATTCTTGAGCTGCTACTTCGATTGAGGCAATGCTGCAACCACCCGTTTCTAGTCATGAG CCGAGGGGATTCACAGGAGTATGCAGACCTAAACAAGCTCGCAAGAAGGTTCCTTGAAACCGATCCTGATTCTGCCACTCCAAACCAAAAACTCCCAACTCGAGCATATGTTGAAGAGGTGGTGGAGGAAATCAGGCGTGGTGAAAACACCGAATGCCCCATATGTCTAGAATCAGCAGATGATCCAGTCCTCACACCTTGTGCACATAGAATGTGTAGGGAATGCCTTCTCTCAAGCTGGCGGACCCCATCAGCTGGAGTATGCCCAATATGCCGCCAACTACTAAAGAAGACTGACCTCATTACTTGTCCGTCAGAAAACCGTTTTCGTATTGATGTGGAGAAGAACTGGAAAGAGTCTTCTAAGGTTACAAAGCTCTTGGAATGCCTGGAAAATATAGCAAAGTCTGGCTTGGGGGAGAAGAGCATTGTTTTTAGCCAGTGGACTTCGTTTTTGGATTTGCTTGAGATACCAttgaggaggaaaaaaattgggtttttgaGGTTTGATGGAAGGCTTGCGCAGAAACAAAGGGAGAGGGTTTTGAAAGAGTTCAATGAGACTAATGAGAAAATG GTACTCTTGATGTCACTTAAGGTAGGAGGCGTGGGATTAAATCTGACTGCAGCTTCTAGTGTCTTTCTTATG GATCCATGGTGGAATCCGGCGGTAGAAGAGCAAGCAATAATGCGAATTCATCGCATTGGTCAAAAACGAACCGTCTCAGTTAGAAGATTCATTGTCAAG GACACTGTGGAGGAAAGGATGCAACAAGTTCAAGCAAGGAAGCAACGGATGATAGCCGGAGCTCTGACCGATGAGGAAGTCCGATCAGCCAGGATTGAAGAACTTAAAATGCTCTTCAGATAA